A portion of the Streptomyces sp. NBC_01335 genome contains these proteins:
- a CDS encoding sugar ABC transporter ATP-binding protein has product MAPPEAVTQPPEPAASGQGPAQEAGSVLEARGVSKRFPGVVALDDVSFSLRAGETHALVGENGAGKSTLIKVLTGVYRPDGGELRMNGGAVRFARPFEAQQAGISTIYQEVNLVPLMSVARNIFLGREPKNRVGMIDFGRMHRETTELLDGFGVRVDPKRPLNTLGIGTQQMVALARAVSVNAQVVIMDEPTSSLEPREVETLFRVIANLRERGIAVLYVSHRMDELYRICDRVTVLRDGRHIHTGDLADLNRMQLVSMMLGRDMAEVKRSGLTNFTEGGHDATRTPVLTASGISSRHHLHDISMELYGGEVLGLGGLLGSGRSETAKALSGALPVDAGNVTVDGKRLGRLSPAAAIKAGISLLPEDRKAEGIVPGLSVRENIVLAAMPRLSRAGVVSRAKQDRVVEIFMKRLRIKCSSPEQKVGELSGGNQQKVLLARWLCLEPKVLLLDEPTRGIDVGAKAEVQSLIDELAGEGLAVLLISSDIEELIEGADRIVVLRGGAVAGELAGDEVAESRLLEVLADHAPDASPTNAPATPEKTPVAQEEPR; this is encoded by the coding sequence ATGGCACCACCCGAAGCAGTAACCCAGCCGCCCGAGCCCGCGGCATCCGGCCAGGGCCCCGCCCAGGAAGCCGGCTCGGTCCTCGAAGCCCGCGGCGTCAGCAAGCGGTTTCCCGGCGTCGTCGCCCTGGACGACGTGTCGTTCTCCCTGCGGGCGGGGGAGACCCACGCCCTGGTCGGTGAGAACGGTGCCGGCAAGTCCACCCTCATCAAGGTGCTCACAGGGGTCTACCGGCCCGACGGCGGCGAACTCCGGATGAACGGCGGAGCCGTCCGCTTCGCCCGGCCCTTCGAGGCCCAGCAGGCCGGCATCTCCACCATCTACCAGGAAGTCAACCTCGTCCCGCTGATGAGCGTGGCGCGGAACATCTTCCTCGGACGCGAGCCCAAGAACCGCGTCGGGATGATCGACTTCGGCCGGATGCACCGCGAGACGACCGAGCTGCTCGACGGCTTCGGCGTCCGCGTCGACCCCAAGCGTCCGCTGAACACCCTCGGCATCGGCACCCAGCAGATGGTCGCGCTCGCCCGCGCCGTCTCGGTCAACGCCCAGGTCGTCATCATGGACGAGCCCACCTCCTCGCTGGAACCCCGCGAGGTCGAGACGCTCTTCCGGGTCATCGCCAACCTCCGCGAGCGCGGCATCGCCGTCCTCTACGTCAGCCACCGCATGGACGAGCTCTACCGGATCTGCGACCGGGTCACCGTGCTGCGCGACGGCCGCCACATCCACACCGGCGATCTCGCCGACCTGAACCGGATGCAGCTCGTGTCGATGATGCTCGGCCGTGACATGGCCGAGGTCAAGCGGTCGGGCCTCACCAACTTCACCGAGGGCGGCCACGACGCCACCCGGACGCCGGTCCTCACCGCGTCCGGCATCTCCAGCCGCCACCACCTCCACGACATCTCCATGGAGTTGTACGGCGGCGAGGTCCTCGGACTCGGCGGCCTCCTCGGCTCCGGCCGCAGCGAGACGGCGAAGGCCCTCTCCGGCGCGCTGCCCGTCGACGCGGGGAACGTCACCGTCGACGGCAAGAGGCTCGGCCGGCTCTCCCCGGCCGCCGCCATCAAGGCCGGCATCAGCCTCCTCCCCGAGGACCGCAAGGCCGAGGGCATCGTCCCCGGCCTGTCGGTGCGCGAGAACATCGTGCTCGCCGCGATGCCCCGGCTCTCCCGCGCCGGAGTCGTCTCCCGCGCCAAGCAGGACCGCGTCGTCGAGATCTTCATGAAGCGCCTGCGCATCAAATGCTCCAGCCCCGAGCAGAAGGTCGGCGAACTCTCCGGCGGCAACCAGCAGAAGGTGCTGCTCGCCCGCTGGCTCTGCCTGGAGCCCAAGGTCCTGCTGCTCGACGAGCCCACCCGCGGCATCGACGTCGGCGCCAAGGCGGAGGTCCAGAGCCTCATCGACGAACTCGCGGGCGAGGGCCTGGCGGTGCTGCTCATCTCCTCCGACATCGAGGAGCTCATCGAGGGCGCCGACCGCATCGTCGTCCTGCGCGGCGGAGCCGTGGCGGGCGAGCTCGCCGGCGACGAGGTGGCCGAGAGCAGGCTGCTCGAAGTGCTCGCCGACCACGCCCCGGACGCGTCGCCCACGAACGCGCCGGCCACGCCGGAGAAGACCCCGGTCGCACAGGAGGAACCCCGATGA
- a CDS encoding ABC transporter substrate-binding protein, with translation MMIQRRSRTLAAACVLAATAMLTAAGCSKSETNDTSASSDTGQAAQAATTAPDSTSGSGCSLQTYGAPKLDLKNAIVGFSQSEKEANPFRIAETQSIKDEAAKVGVKKLLTTNAQSQLSKQISDIQDMLSQGAQFLIVAPLNSDGLEPALKAAAAKKVPVLTIDRKLNAGACKDYVAFLGSDFVEQGKRAADAMIKTTGGKGKVAILLGTSGNGVTTDRTKGFVDQLAAKAPGLEIVAQQTGEFARDKGQQVMEQLIQSKPEITAVYAENDEMGLGAVTALKAAGKKPGKDVKIVSVDGTRNAVQAVVNGEYNAVIESNPRFGPLAFQTAQKFYGGEEIPENVIISDRAYDETNAKASVGGAY, from the coding sequence ATGATGATCCAGCGCCGATCCCGTACCCTCGCCGCGGCCTGCGTGCTCGCCGCCACCGCAATGCTCACCGCGGCCGGCTGCTCGAAGTCGGAGACCAACGACACCTCCGCCTCCTCCGACACGGGGCAGGCCGCCCAGGCAGCCACCACGGCCCCCGACAGCACCTCCGGCTCCGGCTGCTCCCTCCAGACCTACGGGGCGCCCAAGCTCGATCTCAAGAACGCGATCGTCGGCTTCTCCCAGTCGGAGAAGGAGGCCAACCCGTTCCGTATCGCCGAGACCCAGTCCATCAAGGACGAGGCGGCCAAGGTCGGTGTGAAGAAGCTGCTCACCACCAACGCCCAGTCGCAGCTGTCGAAGCAGATCAGCGACATCCAGGACATGTTGTCCCAGGGTGCGCAGTTCCTCATCGTCGCCCCGCTCAACTCGGACGGCCTGGAGCCCGCGCTGAAGGCCGCCGCGGCGAAGAAGGTCCCGGTCCTCACCATCGACCGCAAGCTCAACGCCGGCGCCTGCAAGGACTACGTGGCCTTCCTCGGCTCGGACTTCGTGGAGCAGGGCAAGCGCGCCGCCGACGCGATGATCAAGACGACCGGTGGCAAGGGCAAGGTCGCCATCCTCCTCGGCACCTCCGGCAACGGCGTCACCACCGACCGTACGAAGGGCTTCGTGGACCAGCTCGCGGCGAAGGCCCCGGGACTGGAGATCGTGGCCCAGCAGACCGGCGAGTTCGCCCGTGACAAGGGCCAGCAGGTCATGGAGCAGCTGATCCAGTCGAAGCCCGAGATCACCGCCGTCTACGCCGAGAACGACGAGATGGGCCTCGGCGCCGTCACCGCGCTCAAGGCCGCCGGCAAGAAGCCGGGCAAGGACGTCAAGATCGTGTCGGTCGACGGCACCCGCAACGCCGTCCAGGCCGTCGTCAACGGTGAGTACAACGCCGTGATCGAGTCCAACCCGCGCTTCGGCCCGCTGGCGTTCCAGACCGCCCAGAAGTTCTACGGCGGCGAGGAGATCCCCGAGAACGTCATCATCTCGGACCGTGCGTACGACGAGACCAACGCCAAGGCGTCGGTCGGCGGCGCGTACTGA
- a CDS encoding LamG-like jellyroll fold domain-containing protein, protein MRRQLPRRRAALTTLACTAALAMPLGITMVPAAAAAPAAHSSSGATAPAFVSENPATLVHGLKGEYYAMSAPGARDFAKLGATALDPEVNFGDLTGAFKSATGQTENTTARWTGQIQAPATGDYTFAASGDNGFRLLIDGVPVIDHWVGDWDVEQTSKPVHLVAGEQHDFKLEMFQDIGGANMYLRWSSPALAKQIIPESAFTPPADYEVYPVALTVAEDGRRLQATFDDKVGNLAAVKDHLVIEADTTPMPIKSVVKTSGKGNSLIVTLSEAIQKGQQVKVTYGTEGGLTVGGETVPDISRSAKNLSTKRLTTVWGDKLDRDNPLPEYPRPQQVRDQWKNLNGTWEFAGAAAGEQPVFGKKLAEKITVPFAVESQLSGLERHEDHMFYRKLVTVPKNWKVGKSGKDKRLKLNFGAVDYNATVFVNGKKVAEHTGGYTAFDADITDALKGTGQQEIVVAVTDTTGDNQPKGKQSSNPGGIEYTATSGIWQTVWMEPVSTASIDSLTTTPDIDKGRLAVTVNSEDASAGARITAVARDKKGKVVGTVSGPANRELSLPVAKEHLWSPDDPYLYDLDVTLTDGRATDKVGSYFGMRSLRVEKVGGYQKLTLNGKPFFSLAQLDQGFYPDGLYTQPSDDALVFDLKAQKDLGFNAVRKHIKVESPRWYYHADQLGLLVWQDFVSAGINNEAGQQAFVSQAQEEMKQLHNYPSIGGWIVFNEGWGEWDRTATGKLTEAVKAADPSRVVNAHSGVNCCNSKGDSGAGDIIDHHDYGNNDPAFPDATRAAMDGEHGGFTLRSPGHMWPGAPTVIYSGVDDKAALTAKYVENTEKYYLEAAGAELSGSVYTQVTDLEHELNGLWTYDRREPKVDIAAVRAINQKVIAAGAAAGKRDEVKGGAAWNLDENKGTTAADSGPNHAPLTLTGGASWTQGVAGSALKFSGDAQYAQTAGPVVDTTKDYSVSAWVTLDKLPGNYASAVSQDGRRTESPFYLQYGQGAFAFSLPGGNRARAVTTPELGKWYHLVGVRQGDTISIYLDGKLAASAPAGGAGDVSTGPLSVGRAKWNGNPTDFWNGSVDQVQVFDKALGAADVSALYAAHAPKA, encoded by the coding sequence ATGAGACGACAACTACCGCGCCGACGTGCGGCTTTGACGACGCTCGCCTGTACGGCGGCCCTGGCGATGCCCCTCGGCATCACCATGGTTCCGGCGGCTGCCGCGGCACCTGCCGCCCACTCGTCGTCCGGTGCCACGGCACCGGCGTTCGTATCCGAGAACCCGGCCACTCTGGTCCACGGGCTCAAGGGTGAGTACTACGCGATGTCCGCCCCCGGGGCTCGGGACTTCGCCAAGCTCGGCGCCACCGCCCTGGACCCGGAGGTCAACTTCGGGGATCTCACGGGTGCTTTCAAGTCGGCCACGGGTCAGACCGAGAACACCACCGCGCGCTGGACTGGCCAGATCCAGGCTCCCGCGACCGGTGACTACACCTTCGCCGCGAGCGGCGACAACGGCTTCCGGCTGCTGATCGACGGCGTTCCGGTCATCGACCACTGGGTGGGCGACTGGGACGTCGAGCAGACGAGCAAGCCGGTTCACCTGGTCGCGGGCGAACAGCACGACTTCAAGCTGGAGATGTTCCAGGACATCGGCGGCGCCAACATGTACCTGCGCTGGTCGAGCCCGGCGCTCGCCAAGCAGATCATCCCCGAGTCGGCGTTCACCCCGCCCGCGGACTACGAGGTCTACCCGGTCGCCCTGACCGTCGCCGAGGACGGCAGGCGCCTCCAGGCCACGTTCGACGACAAGGTCGGCAACCTCGCCGCGGTGAAGGACCACCTCGTCATCGAGGCGGACACCACGCCGATGCCCATCAAGTCGGTCGTCAAGACGTCCGGCAAGGGCAACTCGCTCATCGTGACGCTGTCCGAGGCCATCCAGAAGGGCCAGCAGGTCAAGGTGACCTACGGCACCGAGGGCGGGCTCACGGTGGGCGGCGAGACCGTCCCCGACATCAGCCGCAGCGCCAAGAACCTGTCGACCAAGCGTCTCACCACGGTCTGGGGCGACAAACTCGACCGCGACAACCCGCTGCCCGAGTACCCCCGGCCGCAGCAGGTCCGCGACCAGTGGAAGAACCTCAACGGCACCTGGGAGTTCGCCGGTGCCGCCGCGGGCGAGCAGCCGGTCTTCGGCAAGAAGCTCGCCGAGAAGATCACCGTGCCGTTCGCGGTGGAGTCCCAGCTCTCCGGACTGGAGCGCCACGAGGACCACATGTTCTACCGCAAGCTCGTGACGGTGCCCAAGAACTGGAAGGTGGGCAAGTCCGGCAAGGACAAGCGGCTGAAGCTCAACTTCGGCGCGGTCGACTACAACGCGACCGTCTTCGTCAACGGCAAGAAGGTCGCCGAGCACACCGGCGGATACACCGCTTTCGACGCTGACATCACCGACGCCCTCAAGGGCACCGGTCAGCAGGAGATCGTGGTCGCCGTCACCGACACCACCGGGGACAACCAGCCCAAGGGCAAGCAGTCCTCCAACCCCGGCGGCATCGAGTACACCGCCACCTCCGGCATCTGGCAGACCGTCTGGATGGAGCCGGTCTCCACCGCCTCCATCGACTCGCTGACCACCACCCCGGACATCGACAAGGGCCGGCTCGCCGTCACCGTCAACTCCGAGGACGCTTCCGCCGGCGCCCGCATCACGGCCGTCGCCCGGGACAAGAAGGGCAAGGTCGTCGGTACCGTCAGCGGTCCCGCCAACCGTGAGCTCAGCCTGCCGGTGGCCAAGGAGCACCTCTGGTCGCCCGACGACCCGTACCTCTACGACCTCGACGTCACGCTGACCGACGGCCGCGCCACCGACAAGGTGGGCAGCTACTTCGGAATGCGCTCGCTCAGGGTCGAGAAGGTGGGCGGCTACCAGAAGCTCACCCTCAACGGGAAGCCGTTCTTCTCGCTCGCCCAGCTGGACCAGGGCTTCTACCCCGACGGTCTCTACACGCAGCCCAGCGACGACGCCCTCGTCTTCGACCTGAAGGCGCAGAAGGACCTCGGCTTCAACGCCGTGCGCAAGCACATCAAGGTCGAGTCGCCCCGCTGGTACTACCACGCGGACCAGCTCGGGCTCCTCGTCTGGCAGGACTTCGTCTCCGCCGGCATCAACAACGAAGCCGGCCAGCAGGCCTTCGTCTCCCAGGCCCAGGAGGAGATGAAGCAGCTGCACAACTACCCCTCCATCGGTGGCTGGATCGTCTTCAACGAGGGCTGGGGCGAGTGGGACCGCACCGCGACCGGCAAGCTCACCGAGGCCGTCAAGGCCGCCGACCCCTCGCGCGTCGTGAACGCCCACAGTGGCGTGAACTGCTGCAACTCGAAGGGTGACTCGGGCGCCGGCGACATCATCGACCACCACGACTACGGCAACAACGACCCCGCCTTCCCGGACGCCACCCGGGCGGCGATGGACGGCGAGCACGGTGGCTTCACGCTGCGCTCTCCCGGACACATGTGGCCGGGCGCCCCGACCGTGATCTACAGCGGGGTCGACGACAAGGCCGCGCTCACCGCCAAGTACGTCGAGAACACCGAGAAGTACTACCTTGAAGCGGCCGGCGCCGAGCTCTCCGGCTCCGTCTACACCCAGGTCACCGACCTGGAGCACGAACTGAACGGCCTCTGGACGTACGACCGTCGTGAGCCCAAGGTCGACATCGCGGCGGTGCGCGCGATCAATCAGAAGGTCATCGCGGCCGGTGCCGCGGCGGGCAAGCGCGACGAGGTGAAGGGCGGAGCCGCCTGGAACCTGGACGAGAACAAGGGCACCACGGCCGCCGACAGCGGCCCGAACCACGCTCCGCTCACCCTGACCGGTGGCGCCTCGTGGACGCAGGGTGTCGCGGGTTCCGCGCTGAAGTTCTCGGGCGACGCCCAGTACGCGCAGACCGCCGGTCCGGTCGTGGACACCACGAAGGACTACTCGGTCTCCGCGTGGGTCACGCTGGACAAGCTGCCCGGCAACTACGCCTCGGCGGTCAGCCAGGACGGCCGGCGCACCGAGAGCCCGTTCTATCTCCAGTACGGGCAGGGTGCGTTCGCCTTCTCCCTGCCGGGCGGCAACCGTGCCCGTGCGGTGACCACCCCCGAACTGGGCAAGTGGTACCACCTGGTGGGTGTGCGCCAGGGCGACACCATCTCGATCTACCTCGACGGCAAGCTCGCCGCCTCCGCCCCGGCCGGCGGCGCGGGTGACGTGAGCACCGGTCCGCTCTCCGTGGGCCGCGCCAAGTGGAACGGCAACCCGACCGACTTCTGGAACGGTTCGGTCGACCAGGTCCAGGTCTTCGACAAGGCGCTCGGCGCCGCTGACGTGAGCGCGCTGTACGCCGCTCACGCTCCGAAGGCCTGA
- a CDS encoding MFS transporter, producing MSGFALGTLVDQQTKSPFLTAVSMYGATFATVLGALTLMSVADGSRPRRTLVALECVSLVGGAAQAVPGLPLAARFGLLLVLGFFQSLGTGARMGLLAEVVPTTAYALARSLMNVTSGGMAILGYAIGAVLLRYLSPQEVFAVAAALTGGGSIMVAVAVRERSIRLTRRPGLRQTWTTNIELFSHSGPRALLLNLWVPKA from the coding sequence TTGTCGGGCTTCGCGCTCGGCACGCTGGTCGACCAGCAGACCAAGTCCCCGTTCCTGACCGCTGTGAGCATGTACGGCGCCACCTTCGCCACGGTGCTCGGTGCGCTGACGCTGATGTCGGTCGCGGACGGAAGCCGTCCTCGCCGGACCCTCGTCGCGCTCGAGTGCGTGTCGCTCGTAGGTGGTGCCGCACAGGCGGTTCCAGGGCTGCCGCTCGCCGCCCGGTTCGGTCTGCTCCTCGTACTGGGCTTCTTCCAGTCCCTGGGAACGGGCGCGCGGATGGGGCTGCTCGCCGAGGTGGTGCCGACCACCGCCTACGCACTGGCACGTTCGCTGATGAACGTCACCTCGGGAGGCATGGCCATTCTCGGCTACGCCATCGGCGCCGTACTGCTGCGGTACCTGAGCCCGCAAGAGGTCTTCGCGGTCGCGGCAGCCTTGACCGGCGGCGGATCGATCATGGTGGCGGTGGCGGTCCGGGAACGCTCGATCCGTCTGACCCGTCGCCCTGGACTGCGCCAGACCTGGACGACGAACATCGAGCTCTTCTCCCACTCCGGCCCACGCGCGCTGCTGCTGAACCTGTGGGTCCCCAAGGCCTGA
- a CDS encoding polysaccharide deacetylase family protein, with amino-acid sequence MRTPSVLSPRSLAAGLAALMTTVTTVAALTTVASPSYAATCNGYVGLTFDDGPSNDHTPAVLNALKQNGLRATMFNEGQFAASYPAQVKAEVDAGMWVGNHSYTHPHLIQQSQAQMDSEVSRTQQAIAAAGGGTPKLFRPPYGETNATLQAVEAKYGLTQVIWDVDSQDWNGASTDAIVQAAGRLTNGQVILMHEWPAATLAAIPRIAQGLAARGLCAGMISPQTGRAVAPDGGSTGGGGGTGGGCSATLSAGQQWSDRYNLNVSVIGASNWTVTMNVPSPEKIIATWNIAAAYPSAQVLTAKPNGSGNNWGVTIQTNGATTWPTVSCSAG; translated from the coding sequence ATGCGAACCCCCTCGGTCCTCTCGCCGCGCTCCTTGGCCGCCGGCCTCGCGGCGCTCATGACGACGGTGACCACCGTCGCCGCCCTCACGACAGTCGCCTCCCCGTCGTACGCCGCCACGTGCAACGGGTACGTCGGGCTCACCTTCGACGACGGCCCCTCGAACGACCACACGCCCGCCGTGCTCAACGCGCTCAAGCAGAACGGGCTGCGGGCGACCATGTTCAACGAGGGCCAGTTCGCGGCCTCCTACCCGGCTCAGGTGAAGGCGGAGGTCGACGCCGGCATGTGGGTCGGCAACCACAGCTACACGCACCCGCACCTGATCCAGCAGAGCCAGGCGCAGATGGACTCGGAGGTCTCCCGGACCCAGCAGGCCATCGCGGCGGCGGGCGGCGGGACTCCGAAACTTTTCCGTCCTCCGTACGGCGAGACCAACGCGACACTTCAGGCCGTCGAGGCCAAGTACGGCCTGACGCAGGTGATCTGGGACGTCGACTCGCAGGACTGGAACGGCGCGAGCACCGACGCGATCGTCCAGGCCGCCGGGCGGCTCACCAACGGCCAGGTCATCCTCATGCACGAATGGCCCGCCGCCACCCTCGCGGCGATCCCGCGCATCGCCCAGGGGCTGGCGGCCCGCGGACTGTGCGCGGGGATGATCTCGCCGCAGACGGGGCGCGCCGTGGCCCCGGACGGAGGCTCCACCGGCGGCGGAGGCGGCACCGGCGGCGGGTGCTCCGCGACCCTGTCGGCGGGCCAGCAGTGGAGTGACCGCTACAACCTCAACGTCTCGGTCATCGGGGCCAGTAACTGGACCGTCACCATGAACGTCCCCTCACCCGAGAAGATCATCGCGACCTGGAACATCGCCGCCGCCTACCCCAGCGCCCAGGTACTGACCGCCAAGCCCAACGGCAGCGGCAACAACTGGGGAGTGACGATCCAGACCAACGGTGCCACGACCTGGCCGACGGTCTCCTGCAGCGCGGGCTGA
- a CDS encoding discoidin domain-containing protein — protein sequence MRFRPGRAAAAVVAGILAIPVLGAPAFGADTPVLLSQGRTVTASSEENGGTTAAKAVDGDTGTRWSSAASDNQWLQVDLGTSSSISKVVLNWEAAYAKGYRIQVSGDGSNWTDLRTVSDGDGGIDTLDVSGTGRYVRVQGTVRATGYGYSLWEFQVYGSASGTTNPGTGSGQCGTANAALNRTATASSVEGAGNPASAAFDGNGATRWSSLATDPQWIQVDLGAVKNICQVDLSWEAAYGKDFAIQASTDGTTFTDLKKVTGATGGNSSYQVQGSGRYLRIAGTARGTAYGYSLWEAAVHVQDGSTTPIQGGGDLGPNVKVFDPSMSAATIQQQIDTIYQQQESAQFGEGRYALAFKPGSYDVNVNTGFYTSVLGLGRNPDDVTVKGVSVDAGWFNGNATQNFWRSTENLSIAPYDGTNRWAVAQAAPFRRMHVKGGLNLAPSGYGWASGGYIADSKIDGTVGPYSQQQWYTRDSSIGGWTNSVWNMVFSGTEGAPATSFPEPRYTTLDTTPVSREKPYLYLDGSTYKVFVPSKRVNARGVSWANGSTPGTSIGLDQFYVAKPGVSAATINQALAQGLHLLFTPGVYHLDSTIEVNRADTVVLGLGLATIVPDNGVTAMKVADVDGVKLAGFLIDAGTTNSPTLLEIGKQGVHTDHANNPTSMQDVFVRVGGQFAGKATTAVEIYSDDTIIDHTWIWRADHGSGVGWNVNASDNGLLVHGDDVLATGLFVEHFKKYDVEWFGERGRTIFFQNEKAYDVPSQAEWMDGSSKGYAAYKVDPAVNTHEAWGVGSYCAFTLTSIETDRGFQVPVKSGVKFHSILTVSLGGAGRYNHVINDTGAPAFGTDTVPSMVTNFSG from the coding sequence ATGAGATTCAGACCAGGCCGAGCCGCGGCGGCAGTGGTGGCGGGCATCCTCGCCATCCCCGTCCTGGGAGCTCCGGCATTCGGCGCGGACACGCCGGTCCTGCTGTCGCAGGGCCGGACCGTGACGGCGTCCTCCGAGGAGAACGGCGGCACCACGGCCGCGAAGGCGGTCGACGGCGACACCGGCACCCGCTGGTCCAGCGCCGCATCGGACAACCAGTGGCTCCAGGTGGACCTCGGCACGTCGTCCAGCATCAGCAAGGTGGTGCTGAACTGGGAGGCCGCGTACGCGAAGGGGTACCGCATCCAGGTCTCCGGGGACGGTTCGAACTGGACCGACCTGCGCACGGTGTCGGACGGGGACGGCGGCATCGACACGCTCGACGTCAGCGGTACCGGCCGCTACGTGCGGGTCCAGGGCACCGTGCGGGCGACGGGCTACGGCTACTCCCTCTGGGAGTTCCAGGTCTACGGCTCCGCGTCGGGGACCACGAACCCGGGGACGGGCTCGGGCCAGTGCGGTACGGCCAACGCGGCGCTGAACCGCACGGCCACCGCCTCCTCCGTGGAGGGCGCCGGCAACCCGGCCTCCGCCGCCTTCGACGGCAACGGCGCCACCCGCTGGTCCAGCCTGGCGACCGACCCCCAGTGGATCCAGGTCGACCTCGGCGCGGTCAAGAACATCTGCCAGGTGGACCTCTCCTGGGAGGCGGCCTACGGCAAGGACTTCGCCATCCAGGCGTCCACCGACGGCACCACCTTCACCGACCTGAAGAAGGTCACCGGTGCCACCGGCGGCAACTCCTCCTACCAGGTGCAGGGTTCGGGGCGTTACCTCCGCATCGCGGGCACGGCCCGGGGTACCGCGTACGGCTACTCCCTCTGGGAGGCGGCCGTCCACGTGCAGGACGGTTCCACGACGCCGATCCAGGGCGGCGGTGACCTCGGCCCCAACGTCAAGGTCTTCGACCCGTCCATGTCGGCCGCCACCATCCAGCAGCAGATCGACACGATCTACCAGCAGCAGGAGTCGGCGCAGTTCGGCGAGGGGCGCTACGCGCTGGCCTTCAAGCCCGGCAGCTACGACGTCAACGTCAACACCGGCTTCTACACCTCGGTCCTCGGCCTCGGGCGCAACCCCGACGACGTGACCGTCAAGGGAGTCAGCGTCGACGCCGGATGGTTCAACGGCAACGCGACGCAGAACTTCTGGCGCTCCACGGAGAACCTCTCCATCGCCCCGTACGACGGCACCAACCGCTGGGCGGTGGCCCAGGCCGCGCCGTTCCGCCGGATGCACGTCAAGGGCGGGCTCAACCTCGCGCCGTCCGGCTACGGTTGGGCGAGCGGCGGGTACATCGCCGACTCCAAGATCGACGGCACGGTCGGCCCGTACTCGCAGCAGCAGTGGTACACCCGCGACAGCTCCATCGGTGGCTGGACCAACTCGGTCTGGAACATGGTCTTCTCGGGCACCGAGGGCGCCCCGGCGACCTCCTTCCCGGAGCCCCGGTACACGACCCTGGACACCACCCCGGTCAGCCGTGAGAAGCCGTATCTCTACCTCGACGGCTCCACCTACAAGGTGTTCGTGCCCTCCAAGCGGGTCAACGCCCGCGGCGTGAGCTGGGCCAACGGTTCGACCCCCGGCACCTCGATCGGCCTCGACCAGTTCTACGTGGCCAAGCCGGGTGTCTCCGCCGCCACCATCAACCAGGCGCTCGCGCAGGGCCTCCACCTGCTCTTCACCCCGGGCGTCTACCACCTCGACAGCACGATCGAGGTCAACCGCGCCGACACGGTGGTCCTGGGCCTCGGCCTCGCCACCATCGTCCCGGACAACGGCGTCACCGCGATGAAGGTCGCCGACGTCGACGGCGTCAAGCTCGCCGGCTTCCTGATCGACGCGGGTACCACCAACTCGCCCACCCTGCTGGAGATCGGCAAGCAGGGCGTGCACACCGACCACGCCAACAACCCGACCTCGATGCAGGACGTGTTCGTGCGGGTGGGCGGCCAGTTCGCGGGCAAGGCCACGACGGCCGTCGAGATCTACAGCGACGACACGATCATCGACCACACCTGGATCTGGCGGGCCGACCACGGCTCCGGCGTCGGCTGGAACGTCAACGCCTCCGACAACGGTCTGCTGGTCCACGGCGACGACGTGCTCGCGACCGGGCTCTTCGTCGAGCACTTCAAGAAGTACGACGTCGAGTGGTTCGGCGAGCGGGGTCGAACGATCTTCTTCCAGAACGAGAAGGCGTACGACGTGCCGAGTCAGGCCGAGTGGATGGACGGCAGCAGCAAGGGGTACGCGGCGTACAAGGTCGACCCCGCCGTCAACACCCACGAGGCCTGGGGCGTGGGAAGTTACTGCGCCTTCACTCTGACGAGTATCGAGACGGACCGGGGTTTCCAGGTCCCGGTGAAGTCCGGCGTGAAGTTCCACAGCATCCTGACCGTCTCGCTCGGTGGGGCCGGGCGCTACAACCACGTCATCAACGACACGGGTGCCCCCGCGTTCGGGACGGACACCGTTCCGTCCATGGTGACGAACTTCTCCGGCTGA